DNA from Algisphaera agarilytica:
ATCTGCCCATCCTGCTCGACCTCTACGCCAAGGGCGAACTCCTGCTCGACGAGATGATCAGCAAGCAATACGCCCTGGGCGACCTCGGCCAAGCCTTCGACGACATGCACCACGGCCGCATCGCCAAGGGCGTGATCATGTTCGATTGATCCACGCCAAGGCAGCAAGGCAAATTTTTCCACAGATTGGCACGATTAGCAGGATTTCAAGACAAACCAAGGCAATAAACAAGTGGTTTGTTTTTGCCTTTAATCATCTTAATCCTGTAAATCTGTGGATAAACATGCCTTTGGTTTTTTCCTTTATCGAGAGCGAATCCATGCCGCGTTTCCGCACGATCGAAGTCTCCGACCCGCCGTTTGAGTCGGCGAACCTGCGCTATATCACGATCAAGACGCCCAACCTCGTCGGCCGAGGTGACATCAGCGTCTTCGTCCCCAATGGCGCACAAGAGGCAGGTAAGCTACTCCCGCTGGTCACGCTGCTCCACGGCGTGTATGGCAGCCACTGGGTCTGGTCGCAGAAAGCTGGCGTGCACCTCACCGCCCAGCGCATGATCGACGCCGGTGAGATTCCGCCGATGCTCATCGCCATGCCCTCCGACGGCCTCATGTTCGACGGCAGCGCCTATCTCCCGCACAACGACCGCAAGTTCGACGCCTGGATCGTCGAGGATGTGCCCGATGCCGTGATCGAAGCGGGCATCCCCACCGCCGCGGATTCGCCACGATTCATTTGCGGCCTATCGATGGGCGGCTACGGCGCACTTCGACTCGGTGCGGCAAACCCCGATCGCTTCGCCGCCTTCGCCGGCCATTCCTCAATCACCGACTTCGACCAGATGAAGCTCTTCGTCGAAGAGCTGGATGAAACGTACGGCCAACCCACCGTCGAACGCTCGGTCTTCCAAACCCTCAAACAGAACGCAGGCCATTTGCCCCCCTTCCGCTTCGACTGCGGCCCGGACGACATCCTTATCGAGCACAACCGCAAACTCCACGCCGACCTCGACGCCGCGGGCATTACCCATACCTACGAAGAACACCCCGGCGGCCACGAATGGCCCTACTGGACCAAGCACATCGAAGCCAGCCTGAAGTTCTTCGCTGAAGAGTTGGGCTGATGCTTATCTGCCCGACTCAGCGGTGGGCTGAAGCTTGCCTTCGCTGATTGCTTGGTTGATGTGATCGATGACCGCGTCGTATTGCCCGGTCTGATCGAGTTCAGAGAAGCTGACGGTCAGCACGAAGAAGCAGCAAAGAATTAACAATACCACGGCCGCGCCACGCCAGAGCCCCGAGGCGCTGCCCAGGGCGGGAGTAACTTTTTCATCTTCTCCATCCGGGTTGCGCGGGCCGTCGAGGTGGTTCAGCAAAGTCTGGCGGCAGGGGCCAATGACAAACTCGGCGAGGAACGCGCCGTAGAAGGTTGAGAGCAGTGCGACCGCCATGCCCGCCCCGATCGACGAGGGGCTGCTGAGGTCGGACAGCATGGTGATCAGGCCGGTGAGGGTGATCACGATTCCTGCGCCCCACGCGACTTGGTACGCCTGAGCCGCCACCGCGACCCGCTGCCGAAGTCGCGTTTCGTCTGCATCGCCCGGCCCGGCAATGACCGCGCCGATGGTGTCAACAATGTCGCTGAGCGAGAAACAGCACAAGGCGCATCCCGCGAGCAAGACGACCACCCCCATCAGCGAAGGCAGATCGATGTACCGCCCCAAGTTACCCCCGCTCCCGGCCCAAAGGGTCCAGGCGAAACCCAGTAGGACGACATGAAGCCCAATAAGACGCGAGAACAATTGCATGCGTTGATTCCTCGGAGATGATCCGCCCAGAGGCGTAGGTCTAAGCGGGTTATCGGCCGTGGCGGGAAAGCGGGATGAATCACGGCTCGGGATTTTGGCCCAGCCGCTTTCGGGGGTACACTCCCGCCCATGCTGGAAGCGATTGTTTTTGATTTTGATGGCGTGATCGTCGATTCCGAGCCGCTGCACTACCAGGCGTTTGTCATGGTGGGCAAGAGCATCGGGTTCGAGTTCTCCTATGAGGAATACCTGGCGACGTACATCGGGTTTGACGACCGCGATGCGTTCCGGGTGATGCTCGAGGCGTCGGGGGAGAAGGTGACGCCGGAGCGGGTGGCGGAGTTGTGTGCGCAGAAGCAGCCGATGTTCGACGCGGTGGCAAAGATGGGGGCCCAGAGCGGGTCGCTGGCCATTCCCGGGGCGTTGGAGCTGATTGATGAGTGTGCGAAGGTGGACCTGCCACGCGCCATCGCCAGCGGCGCGACGCGGGCGGACATCGAACTCATGCTCGAACTGCTGGATCGCAGGGACCGGTTCGACATCATCGTGACCGCCGACGACGTGGAGTTTTCTAAGCCTGATCCCACGAGCTACGCCATGGCGGTGGAGAAGCTCGGCATCACGCCGGGCAACGCGCTGGCGATTGAAGATACCGCCGCGGGCCTCGCTTCGGCAGGCGGCGCGGGACTCATGACCTTGGGCCTGACCACCACCGGCCCCGCCGAGGCGCTTGCTGATGCGGGCCGGGTGATCGACGACCTGACGGGCGTGGACCTGGAACAACTCAAACTCTGGTATTGATCAATTCAGCCGCTTGCGGCTTAGCGTTTCTGGATTCGTTGGAGGACTGAAGATGGCAGATTCAAACGCCCCCCTCATGCTCAGCATCAGCGGCATGCGCGGCCTGGTCGGCAAGTCGATCACGCCCGATGTCGTCGCCCGCTACACCGCGGCGTTCGGCAGCTGGCTCAAGACCGCCCGCAACACCGCCAACCCCACCGTCGTGCTCGGCCGAGACTCGCGCCCGTCCGGCGAGATGTTCGAAAACGCCGCTGCCGCCGGTCTCGCCAGCATCGGTGCCAAGGTCATCCGCGTCGGCATCCTCTCGACGCCCGGCGTCGCCATCATGGGCCAGCACCTTGGGGCTGACGGCGGCATCGTCATCACCGCCAGCCACAACCCCACGCCCTGGAACGGCGTCAAGCCGCTGCGCCACGACGGCGTCGCCCCGCCGCCCGATGCGTTCGAGCAGTTCATCGCGATGTTCAAATCCGACGAGGCCGACCACGTCGAGGTCGATGCGCTCAAGCCCATCACGAGCAACACCACCGGCGTCGAGGTCCATCGCGATCTGGCCGCCGACCTGGTGGACGTTGAGCTGATCCGAAACGCCAAGCTCAAAGCCGTCGTCGATTCGGTCCACGGCGCGGGCGGCGACGAAGCCGCGGCGCTGCTTGACCTCCTCGGCGTCGAAACCGTTCAGCTCTACAAAGAACCCACCGGCCAATTCCCTCACGTCCCCGAGCCGACCAAAGAAAACCTCACCGAGCTCTGCGAAGTCGTTGCCCGTGAAGGGGCCCACGTCGGCTTCGCGCAGGACCCCGACGCCGACCGCTTGGCGATCGTGGATGAGCAAGGCCAATACATCGGGGAGGAATACACGCTCGCCCTCTGCGCCATGCACAAGCTCGGTAAGGGCGACGTCGCCGTGGCAAATCTCTCGACCAGCCGGATGATCGACGACATCGCCGAGGCCGCGGGGGCAACCGTCGTGCGGACCCCGGTCGGTGAAGCGAATGTCGCCGCGGGCATGCGTGCGAACAACGCCAACCTCGGCGGCGAAGGCAACGGCGGCATCATCTGGCGGCCCATCAGCCAGGTCCGCGACAGCCTCGTCGGCATGGCCCTGGTCCTCGAGATGCTCGCCCAGCGCAAGATCAGTCTGTCGTCCATCGTCGCCGCCACCCCGAGCTACGCGATCGTGAAAGACAAGCTCGAACTGCCTACGCGTGAACAAGCCGACCCGACATTGGTCTGGACCGCCCAGCACTACGCCGACCAAAAGGTCGACACCCAAGACGGCGTCCGCGTCGACTGGGAAGACCGCTGGGTCCACGTGCGACCGAGCAACACCGAGCCGATCCTGCGCATCATCGCCGAAGCCGCGACACAGGAAGCCGCTCAGGCTTTGGTGGATGAAGTCCGCGCCGGCATCGCGTCGATCGAGTCTTGAGAGGCCGCTTGCGGCTTAGCGCTAAGCTGCAAGCGGCGGTCGCTACCAATTGATCCGCACAGGCTGCTCATCGATCAGTCGGGCCTCGTCGCCGACTTGGAAGGTGACGCGGAGCAACACCTCCCGCCGCGTGATGGCCGAGGAGTCCAGCCGCAGCCGCAGCAGGTAAGCCCGCGTGATCGGGTCGTAATACCGCTTCTGTTCGTCGAGGGTCAACAGATCGATGTCCCAGCTGTAGAGCAGCCGACCCACATCGATCCCCGGCGCATGCCCTGCCGCGAACAACTCGAACCGCAGCTGCCCCGACGCTTTGATCGAGTCGCCCATCTGGTCGAACATCTCGATCCGAGCTTCGAGGATCGGCGTGTCCTGCTCACGCACAAACCGCGTGGAGGGATAGATGCGAAGCGCCACCGCCTTCGGCTGCCAACCAGCTTCGTCCGTGGCCTCGCGATCACTGGTTCTCGGCGTAGCGGGCCCTTTGGGCTGACAACCGCTCAGCGCAACCCCGCACACAGCCAGGGCCATCACAAGGATCGCGGAGCGGTGAGCGGAGGGGAAGCGCATGATCATCGGTTATGAGAATAGACCGCGCTACCCACCGCATCAACACGACCCGTCGTCCCAGCCCCTCACCTCAAGCCGCCTTCGGCAACCGCTTCACTTCTTGGGTGCCCTCCGCCTCCACCACGCGCACCACCCGCTCCCCATTATTCGCCGAATCTCCCCCCGACACGCCGCCTTCCAGCAACCTTCCCACGGCATACCTTCCGCGTCCCTTGCTCTCGATCATCCGCCCCAGCTCGCTCCCCGGGGCCGTGTGTTCCTGCCAGCGGTCCCGTAGCTCCCTCGCATACGCCACCAGTTCCGGGTCGTTCTTCCGCTGAACCGCCCGCAGGGCCTGCTTCGCCGCCGCCTTCTCCGCCTCCAGCCGCGCCAGCTCCGCCTCGTCCGGCCCCATCACCGCCTTGTCCTCCGCCACCTCTTTCGCCGGCTCACCAAACCCGCTCCCCGCCCCAAACCCACCGACCGCCACCGCCCTCGCCCCCGGAAGTAAACC
Protein-coding regions in this window:
- a CDS encoding alpha/beta hydrolase codes for the protein MPRFRTIEVSDPPFESANLRYITIKTPNLVGRGDISVFVPNGAQEAGKLLPLVTLLHGVYGSHWVWSQKAGVHLTAQRMIDAGEIPPMLIAMPSDGLMFDGSAYLPHNDRKFDAWIVEDVPDAVIEAGIPTAADSPRFICGLSMGGYGALRLGAANPDRFAAFAGHSSITDFDQMKLFVEELDETYGQPTVERSVFQTLKQNAGHLPPFRFDCGPDDILIEHNRKLHADLDAAGITHTYEEHPGGHEWPYWTKHIEASLKFFAEELG
- a CDS encoding MotA/TolQ/ExbB proton channel family protein; its protein translation is MQLFSRLIGLHVVLLGFAWTLWAGSGGNLGRYIDLPSLMGVVVLLAGCALCCFSLSDIVDTIGAVIAGPGDADETRLRQRVAVAAQAYQVAWGAGIVITLTGLITMLSDLSSPSSIGAGMAVALLSTFYGAFLAEFVIGPCRQTLLNHLDGPRNPDGEDEKVTPALGSASGLWRGAAVVLLILCCFFVLTVSFSELDQTGQYDAVIDHINQAISEGKLQPTAESGR
- a CDS encoding HAD family hydrolase; protein product: MLEAIVFDFDGVIVDSEPLHYQAFVMVGKSIGFEFSYEEYLATYIGFDDRDAFRVMLEASGEKVTPERVAELCAQKQPMFDAVAKMGAQSGSLAIPGALELIDECAKVDLPRAIASGATRADIELMLELLDRRDRFDIIVTADDVEFSKPDPTSYAMAVEKLGITPGNALAIEDTAAGLASAGGAGLMTLGLTTTGPAEALADAGRVIDDLTGVDLEQLKLWY
- the glmM gene encoding phosphoglucosamine mutase, producing the protein MADSNAPLMLSISGMRGLVGKSITPDVVARYTAAFGSWLKTARNTANPTVVLGRDSRPSGEMFENAAAAGLASIGAKVIRVGILSTPGVAIMGQHLGADGGIVITASHNPTPWNGVKPLRHDGVAPPPDAFEQFIAMFKSDEADHVEVDALKPITSNTTGVEVHRDLAADLVDVELIRNAKLKAVVDSVHGAGGDEAAALLDLLGVETVQLYKEPTGQFPHVPEPTKENLTELCEVVAREGAHVGFAQDPDADRLAIVDEQGQYIGEEYTLALCAMHKLGKGDVAVANLSTSRMIDDIAEAAGATVVRTPVGEANVAAGMRANNANLGGEGNGGIIWRPISQVRDSLVGMALVLEMLAQRKISLSSIVAATPSYAIVKDKLELPTREQADPTLVWTAQHYADQKVDTQDGVRVDWEDRWVHVRPSNTEPILRIIAEAATQEAAQALVDEVRAGIASIES